A stretch of the Fusobacterium varium genome encodes the following:
- a CDS encoding putative filamentous haemagglutinin adhesin: MEILKNKLLKRLLIYTYIFFSIFTQSAMAAAKVVDQNRNQQVNVEKAPNGVPIININAPNKNGVSHNYFEEYNVGKEGVLLNNSSKENNKTQLGGIIQGNSNLKGREADVILTEVTGVNRSNIEGYTEIVGKSAEYILANPNGIYLNGAGFINTPRVILTTGKSITDELGDLKGFDIDDGTVVVGSQGIDGKNVRMVDIVSRTAELNGAVYGGEEVNVVLGRNEYNHKTREVKAKAEKDGDKPKVALDAKALGSLYAGKIYLQSTEKGVGVNSQGEMLAGSGDLEIDVNGDLILKDAQAKNDIKIKADNVNIQEKAIAENNININTKDIVNTGSISSNKNIEINSSNIENKGNISSKNINISNKDKIVNTGKISADNVTIASKDMENKELTAVNADITLSGNLKSESLKAVENLNIKAKNIENTGTIAANKKVKIESTNLSNKGNISADSIEIKNENNILNEKNIISSSINMTSKFLYNNGLIQADILTLKITDYLENNGNILGKTTTLNVGQLLNKGTLYGENYLTITSSKYINEDLGIITGGQLFIDGIGDNAGDMSGEKLILTGKEIKNSGNITGRDTVNITADLNNSGTIQGKNLVNITGSIDNKKDIKSENELKISGNIINTGYIYSENAEITGNLNNSGEILSLLNMKISGNITNNKVISSGNKLVLLSDDILNNGRISALEILITGKKFVNSGIMTSDTGIFNIYDFENSGIIHGNKNITISGNQIVNTKLIQSSNDLYLISQNIINKGDIFSRNNMNITSQFFNNSGRIIGDGDLKFDAANYIENSNLIQGKNITLKKIDNSGKLVAKENIKASKVKNTGTISAMKNFEGEGLLNFLFGKLILGENMSLEKELLNEGIISVKGDITAENVSNTGSIISDKDIRLKELDNNGGIIEGKNIEIKNTTVLNNQSGNIRVFDNDSVLSIQAENILNTEGKIQSQGQLELNIFNSFALEGSYTGNGLLKITAVSLTTKTDIENSGDIVLNLTGDFLNNNKFIGGKSITINAVNLVNSNILGSTESFTANLSGRLDNYNKLVLGHGNNMIIASESVINNGFLTSQNNLDINSKDLINNSQIISGNSLILNTESILNGNYSLIYSKNDITMSVKKDFINNKGEIFSENNIKIKALGKVQNNAGIIEAIGDIYIEGEQIENLGEVIENPSVAENISVSTMSESLDLVDRAENNYASTMAYISSGKNITLKTTGDVINREGNISADNDVNITAYRLINENFSGNTAVYSLTGSEATGIDKGTKISAGNNINISAIRTGDGIFSKEINIVNAKDINIKQVILNSSNVERIGTIDIESYITIPEEDKGLFVVNKDLVNSKDILIDSKEKTEVGKDEISIINNSISNEKEPEFKYLIETNIKFTDMGYYLGSDYLFGKIGYNPEKDIKLLGDSFYESRIVNRAIFESTGKRYLNGAVNEKEQMQILLDNSIKAMEDFNLSIGIALTKEQINNLKDDIIWYVEEEVEGVKVLVPKVYLSKETLASLGKINLE, from the coding sequence ATGGAGATATTAAAAAACAAGCTGCTGAAAAGATTGCTTATATATACCTACATCTTTTTTAGTATCTTTACACAATCAGCAATGGCAGCTGCAAAAGTAGTTGACCAAAACAGAAATCAACAGGTAAATGTAGAAAAGGCACCAAATGGAGTTCCAATAATAAATATAAATGCACCTAATAAGAATGGAGTTTCACATAACTATTTTGAAGAATATAATGTTGGAAAAGAAGGAGTGCTCTTAAATAACAGCAGTAAAGAAAATAATAAAACTCAACTGGGAGGAATTATTCAAGGAAACTCTAATTTAAAAGGCAGAGAAGCTGATGTTATTCTGACAGAAGTTACAGGTGTAAACAGAAGTAATATAGAAGGATATACTGAAATAGTTGGAAAATCTGCTGAGTATATTTTAGCAAACCCAAATGGAATATATCTAAATGGAGCTGGGTTTATAAATACGCCTAGAGTAATACTTACAACTGGAAAATCTATAACTGATGAACTTGGAGATTTGAAAGGGTTTGATATAGATGATGGAACGGTGGTAGTGGGAAGTCAAGGGATAGATGGAAAAAATGTAAGAATGGTAGATATTGTTTCAAGAACAGCAGAGCTGAATGGTGCAGTATATGGTGGAGAAGAAGTAAATGTTGTTTTAGGAAGAAATGAATATAATCATAAAACAAGAGAAGTGAAAGCCAAGGCTGAAAAAGATGGAGATAAACCTAAAGTGGCTTTAGATGCTAAAGCATTAGGTTCTCTTTATGCTGGTAAAATATATCTTCAAAGTACAGAAAAAGGTGTTGGAGTAAATAGTCAGGGAGAGATGCTGGCAGGGTCAGGGGATCTTGAAATAGATGTTAATGGAGATTTGATATTAAAAGATGCTCAAGCTAAGAATGATATAAAAATCAAAGCAGATAATGTAAATATACAGGAAAAAGCTATTGCAGAAAATAATATTAATATAAACACTAAGGATATAGTGAATACTGGAAGTATATCTTCAAATAAAAATATAGAAATAAATAGTTCAAATATTGAGAATAAAGGAAATATATCTTCAAAAAATATAAATATATCTAATAAAGATAAGATTGTTAATACAGGAAAGATTTCAGCTGATAATGTAACAATAGCTTCAAAAGATATGGAAAATAAAGAGCTTACTGCAGTAAATGCAGATATTACTTTAAGTGGAAATTTAAAAAGTGAATCATTGAAAGCAGTAGAAAATTTAAATATTAAAGCAAAAAATATAGAAAATACAGGAACAATAGCTGCTAATAAAAAAGTAAAAATTGAAAGTACAAATTTATCAAATAAAGGTAATATCAGTGCAGATAGTATAGAAATAAAAAATGAAAATAATATTTTAAATGAAAAAAATATAATATCTTCTTCAATTAATATGACATCAAAATTTCTGTATAATAATGGGCTTATCCAAGCTGATATTTTAACTTTAAAAATTACAGACTACTTAGAAAATAATGGAAATATATTGGGTAAAACAACTACATTAAATGTTGGACAACTGTTGAATAAAGGAACTCTTTATGGAGAAAATTATCTGACTATCACATCTTCTAAATATATTAATGAAGATTTGGGAATTATAACTGGAGGACAGCTCTTCATAGATGGTATTGGGGATAATGCTGGAGATATGTCAGGAGAAAAACTGATTCTCACTGGAAAAGAAATTAAAAACAGTGGAAATATAACAGGAAGAGATACAGTTAATATTACTGCTGATTTAAATAATAGTGGAACTATTCAAGGAAAAAATCTGGTAAATATAACTGGCAGTATAGACAATAAAAAAGATATAAAGAGTGAAAATGAATTAAAGATATCTGGAAATATAATAAATACTGGGTATATTTATAGTGAGAATGCAGAGATAACAGGAAACCTCAATAATAGTGGAGAAATTCTTTCTCTTTTAAATATGAAGATATCAGGGAATATAACCAATAATAAAGTCATAAGCAGTGGAAATAAGCTTGTTTTATTGAGTGATGATATTTTAAATAATGGCAGAATATCTGCTTTGGAAATTTTAATCACTGGAAAAAAATTTGTAAACAGCGGGATAATGACTTCAGATACTGGAATTTTTAATATTTATGATTTTGAAAATTCAGGAATTATACATGGTAATAAAAATATTACTATTTCAGGAAATCAAATTGTGAATACTAAACTTATCCAAAGTTCAAATGACTTGTATCTAATTTCACAGAATATAATAAATAAAGGAGACATATTCTCAAGAAATAATATGAATATTACTTCACAATTTTTCAATAACAGTGGAAGAATAATAGGAGATGGAGATTTAAAATTTGATGCTGCTAATTATATTGAAAATTCTAATTTGATTCAAGGGAAAAATATAACACTTAAAAAAATTGATAATAGCGGAAAACTTGTTGCAAAAGAAAATATAAAAGCCTCTAAAGTAAAAAATACAGGTACTATATCTGCTATGAAGAATTTTGAAGGGGAAGGGCTGTTGAATTTTCTTTTTGGAAAATTAATTCTTGGAGAGAATATGAGCCTTGAAAAAGAGCTGCTCAATGAAGGAATTATTTCAGTAAAAGGGGACATAACAGCAGAAAATGTTTCTAATACTGGAAGTATAATTTCAGATAAAGATATAAGATTAAAAGAATTAGATAATAATGGGGGAATTATTGAAGGAAAAAACATAGAGATAAAAAATACTACAGTTCTTAATAATCAATCAGGAAATATAAGAGTATTTGACAATGATTCTGTGCTGTCTATTCAGGCAGAAAATATTCTAAATACAGAGGGAAAGATACAATCTCAAGGGCAGCTTGAACTTAATATTTTTAATTCTTTTGCTCTTGAAGGAAGTTATACAGGAAATGGACTTTTAAAAATAACAGCAGTATCTCTTACTACAAAAACAGATATAGAAAATAGTGGAGATATAGTACTTAATTTAACTGGAGATTTTTTAAACAATAATAAATTTATTGGTGGAAAGAGTATAACTATAAATGCTGTGAATCTAGTAAATAGTAATATACTGGGAAGTACAGAAAGTTTTACAGCAAATCTTTCAGGAAGATTAGATAACTATAATAAATTGGTTTTAGGACATGGAAATAATATGATAATAGCTAGTGAAAGCGTCATTAACAATGGATTTTTAACTTCACAGAATAATTTGGATATAAATTCAAAAGATTTAATAAATAATAGTCAGATAATTTCTGGAAATAGTTTGATTTTAAATACAGAGAGTATATTAAATGGGAACTATTCATTGATATATTCAAAGAATGATATAACTATGTCTGTAAAAAAAGATTTTATTAATAATAAGGGAGAAATATTCTCTGAAAATAATATAAAAATAAAAGCTTTAGGTAAAGTTCAAAATAATGCAGGGATTATTGAAGCAATAGGAGATATTTATATAGAGGGAGAACAAATTGAAAATCTTGGAGAAGTTATAGAGAATCCTTCTGTTGCTGAAAATATATCAGTTTCTACAATGTCGGAAAGTTTAGATCTGGTGGATAGAGCAGAAAATAATTATGCAAGTACAATGGCATATATTTCATCTGGAAAAAATATTACTCTGAAAACTACAGGAGATGTTATAAATAGAGAAGGAAATATTTCAGCAGATAATGATGTAAATATAACAGCCTACAGGTTGATAAATGAAAATTTTTCAGGAAATACTGCTGTCTATTCTCTGACTGGAAGTGAAGCCACAGGAATTGATAAGGGAACAAAAATATCAGCAGGGAATAATATAAATATATCTGCTATAAGAACAGGAGATGGAATTTTCTCCAAAGAGATAAATATAGTAAATGCCAAAGATATAAATATAAAGCAAGTAATTTTAAACAGCAGTAATGTAGAAAGAATTGGGACGATTGATATAGAAAGTTATATTACAATTCCTGAAGAGGATAAAGGGTTGTTTGTTGTGAATAAGGATTTAGTAAATTCAAAAGATATTTTAATAGATTCTAAAGAAAAAACAGAGGTTGGCAAAGATGAAATATCAATTATAAATAATTCTATTTCAAATGAAAAAGAACCTGAATTTAAATATCTTATAGAAACAAATATAAAATTTACAGATATGGGTTATTATCTTGGTTCAGATTATTTATTTGGAAAAATAGGTTATAACCCTGAAAAAGATATCAAACTTCTAGGTGATTCATTTTATGAGTCAAGAATAGTAAACAGAGCTATTTTTGAAAGTACAGGAAAGAGATATTTAAATGGAGCTGTGAATGAAAAAGAACAGATGCAGATATTGCTGGACAATTCTATAAAAGCTATGGAAGACTTTAATCTGTCCATTGGAATAGCTCTTACAAAAGAACAGATAAATAATCTTAAAGATGATATTATATGGTATGTGGAAGAAGAGGTAGAGGGAGTAAAAGTTTTAGTTCCAAAGGTATATCTTTCTAAAGAAACTCTTGCTTCATTAGGAAAAATCAATCTGGAATAA
- a CDS encoding putative mechanosensitive ion channel protein: protein MQNNIENLMKKWGEDLIQVLPGTILRIIWIIFLILIMKHVVNIIIQTLKLLMEKSHIDELLSSFVLSLTKTIIYIGFFFLVIGGLGVKATSLITLLGTAGLAVGLALQGSLSNLAGGVLILFFKPFLKGEYIKSTSGDGTVECIHILYTVLTTPDNSRIIIPNSQLANTAITNISRNAERRVDLAVSVAYGTSEEKVKKVLTEIADRDPNILHDMGYTIRMNKHNSSSLDYVYRVWVKKENYWEVYFSLTEKIAKYFEREGIEIPYQKIDIYSK from the coding sequence ATGCAAAATAATATAGAAAATTTAATGAAAAAATGGGGGGAAGACTTAATTCAAGTACTTCCTGGAACAATATTGAGAATAATATGGATAATATTTTTAATACTTATAATGAAGCATGTTGTTAATATAATTATACAAACACTTAAACTTTTAATGGAAAAGAGTCATATAGATGAACTTTTATCATCATTTGTTTTATCTTTAACAAAAACTATAATATATATAGGTTTTTTCTTTCTTGTTATAGGTGGGTTGGGAGTAAAAGCAACTTCATTGATAACATTGCTGGGAACAGCAGGGTTGGCAGTTGGACTGGCATTACAAGGAAGCTTATCCAATCTTGCAGGAGGAGTTTTAATTTTATTTTTTAAGCCTTTTTTAAAAGGAGAGTATATAAAAAGCACTTCAGGAGATGGAACTGTAGAATGCATCCATATTTTATATACAGTGCTTACTACTCCTGATAATTCAAGAATAATAATACCTAACAGTCAGTTGGCAAATACAGCAATAACAAATATATCACGAAACGCTGAAAGAAGGGTTGACCTTGCGGTATCAGTGGCATATGGAACTTCTGAGGAAAAGGTAAAGAAAGTACTGACTGAAATAGCAGACAGAGACCCGAATATTCTCCATGATATGGGATATACAATAAGAATGAATAAACATAATTCCAGTTCTTTAGATTATGTTTATAGGGTATGGGTAAAAAAAGAAAATTATTGGGAAGTATATTTTTCTTTAACTGAAAAAATTGCAAAATATTTTGAAAGAGAAGGAATAGAAATACCTTATCAGAAAATAGATATTTACAGTAAATAG
- a CDS encoding putative transposase, with product MQKPTNNNIFFQLNQPKLFNFLQYEISDNDPVRKLSSILEGLDFSSLMQVFSYKTKVHPIRMFSIIVYAYSRNLTSTRDIEMACHENIKFRFLLQDSKIPDHSTISRFLVKTEDILPDLFEQFVEKIFEMENISTETIYIDGTKIEAYANKYTFVWKKSIEKYRTRLDEKILELISNFNDDFNLQYDNFLEIYSYLSNLNFQIVKGRGKRKSKEQKYLELCAEYLEKYQKYSNHFKNLNGRNSYSKTDIDATFMRMKDDHMRNGQLKPGYNLQIGVISEYISSYEIFSNPSDSKTLIPFLEKISSQNLEIKNIVADAGYESISNYEYLEKMDYTSYIKPIYFEKSKIRKFKNDLNRVENLIYNHSENKLFRKDGLELEFLYSNKNNTVQYFWNPETNKKIKYNARFRILSNKSKENVSSNYGKQLRMNRSIQVEGAFAVLKEDMKLRKLKVRSKKSVLREICLFCIAYNFNRYLSRNINNRLGTTLHSLKVA from the coding sequence ATGCAAAAACCAACTAATAATAACATTTTTTTTCAATTAAATCAACCTAAACTTTTTAACTTTTTACAATATGAAATTTCTGATAATGATCCTGTAAGAAAACTTAGCTCAATATTGGAGGGATTAGATTTTAGTAGTTTAATGCAAGTATTTTCTTACAAAACAAAGGTACATCCTATCAGAATGTTTTCTATCATTGTTTATGCCTATTCGCGCAATTTAACTTCTACTAGAGATATAGAAATGGCTTGCCATGAAAATATTAAATTTAGGTTTCTTTTACAAGATTCTAAAATTCCTGATCACTCTACTATTTCTAGATTCTTAGTAAAAACTGAAGATATTCTTCCAGATCTATTTGAACAATTCGTTGAAAAAATTTTTGAAATGGAAAATATTTCCACTGAAACAATATATATTGATGGCACTAAAATTGAAGCATATGCTAATAAATATACATTTGTTTGGAAAAAATCTATTGAGAAATATAGAACTAGATTAGATGAAAAAATTCTTGAATTAATTTCAAATTTTAATGATGATTTCAACTTACAATATGACAACTTCCTTGAAATATATTCATATCTTTCTAATTTGAATTTTCAAATAGTCAAAGGTAGAGGAAAGAGAAAATCTAAAGAGCAAAAGTATTTAGAATTATGCGCAGAATACTTAGAAAAGTATCAAAAATATTCTAATCATTTTAAAAATCTTAATGGTAGAAATAGCTATTCAAAAACTGATATAGATGCTACTTTTATGAGAATGAAAGATGACCATATGAGAAATGGTCAATTAAAACCTGGATATAATCTACAAATAGGAGTGATTAGTGAATATATTTCTTCATATGAAATTTTTTCTAACCCTTCTGATTCTAAAACTTTGATTCCATTTTTAGAGAAAATTTCATCTCAAAATTTAGAAATTAAAAATATTGTAGCTGATGCAGGATATGAAAGTATTTCAAATTATGAATATTTGGAAAAAATGGACTATACTTCATACATAAAACCAATATATTTTGAAAAATCTAAAATCAGAAAGTTTAAAAATGATTTAAACAGAGTAGAAAATTTAATATATAATCATTCTGAAAATAAGCTATTTAGAAAAGATGGATTAGAATTAGAATTTCTATACTCTAACAAAAATAATACAGTTCAATATTTTTGGAATCCTGAAACTAACAAAAAAATTAAGTACAATGCGAGATTTAGAATTTTATCAAATAAATCAAAAGAGAATGTATCAAGCAATTATGGAAAACAATTAAGAATGAACAGAAGTATTCAAGTAGAAGGTGCTTTTGCAGTTTTGAAAGAAGATATGAAATTGCGAAAATTAAAAGTTCGAAGTAAAAAAAGTGTTTTAAGAGAAATATGTTTGTTTTGTATCGCTTACAACTTCAACAGATATCTAAGCAGAAATATAAATAATCGCTTAGGAACAACACTTCACTCATTAAAAGTAGCTTAG